One window of Solwaraspora sp. WMMA2056 genomic DNA carries:
- a CDS encoding sugar transferase, whose protein sequence is MATPTLRSADRVLPTAAARLRRYDRVKRVIDVLGAVTALVVAAPVMAVVAVAILIRLGRPVLFRQVRPGRDGELFEIIKFRTMRTVDPARGLVDDADRLTSFGHWLRATSLDELPGLWNVLRGEMSLVGPRPHLVKYLDLYTPWQARRHEVRPGITGLAQVRGRNALAWEDKFAYDIEYVDNRSLRLDLRILAETVRVVLRREGIAAPGTVTWHEYTGPPADAAGGPTDAGCTTPSTDARGAGPSLARSSSARGCGS, encoded by the coding sequence ATGGCCACGCCAACACTGCGGTCCGCCGACCGGGTTCTGCCCACCGCGGCGGCCCGGCTGCGCCGCTACGACAGGGTCAAGCGGGTGATCGACGTACTCGGCGCGGTGACCGCCCTGGTCGTCGCGGCCCCGGTGATGGCGGTGGTCGCCGTGGCGATCCTCATCCGGCTGGGGCGGCCGGTCCTCTTCCGACAGGTCCGTCCCGGCCGGGACGGTGAACTGTTCGAGATCATCAAGTTCCGCACGATGCGTACCGTGGACCCGGCCCGTGGCCTGGTCGACGACGCCGACCGGCTGACCAGCTTCGGTCACTGGCTGCGGGCGACCAGCCTCGACGAGCTCCCTGGACTGTGGAACGTGCTGCGTGGCGAGATGAGCCTGGTGGGGCCCCGTCCCCACCTGGTCAAGTACCTCGACCTCTACACGCCGTGGCAGGCCCGCCGGCACGAGGTGCGGCCGGGCATCACCGGGCTGGCCCAGGTCCGCGGCCGCAACGCCCTGGCCTGGGAGGACAAGTTCGCCTACGACATCGAGTACGTGGACAACCGCAGCCTGCGGCTCGACCTGCGGATCCTGGCCGAGACCGTACGGGTGGTCCTGCGGCGCGAAGGTATCGCCGCCCCGGGCACGGTGACCTGGCACGAGTACACCGGCCCACCGGCGGACGCGGCCGGTGGGCCGACCGACGCCGGGTGCACGACCCCGTCCACCGACGCCCGAGGTGCCGGCCCGTCGCTGGCGCGTTCGTCGTCGGCCCGCGGGTGCGGCAGTTGA